DNA from Pseudomonas mendocina:
TTGACGTCACCACGCACCAGGCGGGTATCGCTGAAGGTCAGCGTGGTATCGCTGGGCAGACCGAACAGACGGTCATCGGTGCGCAGGTAGCGCAACAGGGTATTGACGTCGGTCGAGCGCCAGTCCTGCGCCGTTGCCGCGTAGCGCCAACCGTTGAGCAACGGATAGTCGTTGACGCCCAGGCCAATTTCCAGACGCGAGTCGTCATCGAAACGGTAGGTGGTCTTGCTGCCGATCAGGGTCGTGCCGTCCTTGCGCCGATCCGACAACAGGCGGTTGTGGGTCGGGTCATCCTTGATCTGCGCCTTGGTCAGCGTACTGCCATTGAGCAGCTTCTCCTCGCGATAGCGAATAGTCAGGCGGGTATCGAGCTTGGGATTGAAGGTATGGCCAAAATTGGCGATGAAGTCCCTGCCCTTGTTCGGTGTGTCGTCCTGATAACCGTCACGCTCGTTGTGCAGCACGGAGATGTAATAGTCGGTATCGCCGGACACTCCGCCATAGCTGAGTTGCTGCTTGCGATAGCCGAATGGCCCGAAGTCCAGACGCGCATAGGCGCCCGGCGATGTGCGGCCGGTATGAGTGATGAAATTGATCGCGCCACCCAGTGAGAGCGCGGTATGGGAGAAGGCGTTGGCGCCATAGAGCACCTCGGTACGGTCGACGGCCGCCATGTTCAGCAGGTCTTCCTGGGTACCGCCCGGCCCGGTGATGGGCAGACCGTCATAGAGGAATTTGATGCCCATGACGTAGCCCTGGTAGAAGGTATTGAGGCCCGAACCACGGATGGAAATCTTGTTCGCCCCGGTACCGCTGGTGGCCTGGGCGAAAACGCCGGGCTGCAGCGCCAGTACGTCTTCGGCGTTCTGCGCCCTGCCCCGCTCCACCTCCTGGTTATCGACGACACGCGCCGCACCCGCGACCTTCTCCAGTTCGACCCTGGCTTTCTCTACCTCACTGGCTTTGCTGCCCTCGACCACCACCGTGGCCAGACGTGCATCGCTACCGTCCTCAGCCGCCTGGGCGCCGCCACCCAGGCAAGCCAGCGCCGCCCCCAGCGCCCATAGTGCAGTTTTGCCTCCTCCCTGCGGCAAGATGTCGGACACTCCCCCGATATGACGTTTCACGTGTTATTCCCCTTAATTGAACGTTGTGCAAGGCAGGTATCTATCGGAGATACCAGGCAGCACTCAGCAGCGTCCGTGCCACAACTAAAAATCAATAACGGATAACAAGTTAGCGTCAACGAAGAACACTTCAATACCGTAACCGACGAACAATCTGCTGAACCGATGTACAGATACGGACACCATCAAGCAGCCAACTACCACAGGCAGATATAGATATATATTAAAAGCAAATAATGGCGAGAAAATTGCGCAGCTCTGCCGTATCCAGCATGCCCACTAAGGAAACGCTGAAAGCCCCTCCCCGTCAGTCCTGCGAAGGTGACACTCCATGTGTTGCGGGTGTTCTGGATTACCGCATTCGCGGGAATGACGACTATTTCAGACCCACCCTAAATCTGGGCTGACAGTAGTGCGCCGTGCGCAGCGCCTTAGGCTTCGGTAGTCGGTGCGCACAGCGCACCTTACTTGTGCGGATAACTCTGCCTAAGTATTACCCCATAAAGACACGATTAGTTCATCACCCCGAATACTTATCCGA
Protein-coding regions in this window:
- a CDS encoding TonB-dependent receptor domain-containing protein, which produces MKRHIGGVSDILPQGGGKTALWALGAALACLGGGAQAAEDGSDARLATVVVEGSKASEVEKARVELEKVAGAARVVDNQEVERGRAQNAEDVLALQPGVFAQATSGTGANKISIRGSGLNTFYQGYVMGIKFLYDGLPITGPGGTQEDLLNMAAVDRTEVLYGANAFSHTALSLGGAINFITHTGRTSPGAYARLDFGPFGYRKQQLSYGGVSGDTDYYISVLHNERDGYQDDTPNKGRDFIANFGHTFNPKLDTRLTIRYREEKLLNGSTLTKAQIKDDPTHNRLLSDRRKDGTTLIGSKTTYRFDDDSRLEIGLGVNDYPLLNGWRYAATAQDWRSTDVNTLLRYLRTDDRLFGLPSDTTLTFSDTRLVRGDVKGYRRSDWQKVRYTDYSGSRDTVFALGNELHLDDQYTLSTGLSLINIDRTARIKYSNTANTSTFPDNVSYNEWHVAPRIGLSYQLNPSVQLFGNVSRSIDPPVTWQHGSTANAYLRPLDPQKGTTVEFGVRGSVGIFDGSLSIYRSWITDELLTVIITPATQTTDAVTANANASDTIHQGIEAGLDTRLWESARGDQVILRQAYTFNDFFYRDDDAFGSNELPSLPRHYYQAELQYRHPAGFYAGVNLRTASSYYVDYANTLKAPSYTLWGAKVGYDDPGERWSVYLDARNLTDEHYVTAANTAYDLRGVDSPNFYVGDGFGVYAGISYRFH